The Christiangramia forsetii KT0803 DNA segment ATGGTTTGTTTTTGATTTAGAGTCTTTTGTGGCAATAGTCCTTACTGCGATTGGGATTTATATAGCAATTATTGTTTATACAAGAATAGCTGGAAAGCGAAGTTTCTCGAAGATGTCTAGTTTTGACTTTGCCATGACCGTAGCTTTGGGTTCCATGATTGCAACCACCGTACTGTCTAAAAGTGTAAGCCTCTGGGAAGGAGTTGTGGGATTAGGGATTGTTTATATTCTTCAAATTTTAGTTGCAATTCTTAGAAGATACAAAATAGTGAGAGATGTGGTAGATAATGCTCCGCTTATGTTGATGGACGGAAAAAATATACTTCATCATAACCTCAAGAAGGCGAGGGTTACCGAGGAAGATCTGCGTTCAAAACTAAGGGAAGCTAATGTGTTGCGATTAAAAGAAGTAAGAGCCGTGATCTTTGAAGCGACAGGAGATATTTCAGTATTGCATACTGGAGATATGGATGAGGAGCTTGAAGACTGGTTAATAAAAGGTGTAGATAGGTAA contains these protein-coding regions:
- a CDS encoding DUF421 domain-containing protein yields the protein MEKWFVFDLESFVAIVLTAIGIYIAIIVYTRIAGKRSFSKMSSFDFAMTVALGSMIATTVLSKSVSLWEGVVGLGIVYILQILVAILRRYKIVRDVVDNAPLMLMDGKNILHHNLKKARVTEEDLRSKLREANVLRLKEVRAVIFEATGDISVLHTGDMDEELEDWLIKGVDR